A genomic segment from Aegilops tauschii subsp. strangulata cultivar AL8/78 chromosome 1, Aet v6.0, whole genome shotgun sequence encodes:
- the LOC141027980 gene encoding uncharacterized protein, giving the protein MAFADEYKDVEAHGNTKLHVIHTNDKKQLAITLAQYERHLSLQHHKIAGIDLEYNNEPEVTQKHTLCQLSIGKKHPVLLFQLSAAEKCTVFDNFLADPRYTFAGFSIDGDKTRLERVNLEVANFVDIQKEWRVPEATKELDSLGDVSGMLIGDYYNNMKKKITDDEHKHWATLPLSMRHIEYAAKDAYAAYEIWNRITLTQDGLRRAKLEKEEPPMKRARSSWGWGDANW; this is encoded by the coding sequence ATGGCGTTCGCCGACGAGTACAAGGACGTGGAGGCCCACGGCAACACCAAGTTGCACGTCATCCACACCAACGACAAGAAGCAGCTGGCGATCACCCTCGCGCAGTACGAGCGCCACCTCAGCCTCCAGCACCACAAGATCGCCGGCATTGATCTCGAGTACAACAACGAGCCTGAAGTGACGCAGAAACACACCCTCTGCCAACTCTCCATCGGCAAGAAACACCCGGTGCTGCTCTTCCAACTGAGCGCCGCTGAAAAGTGCACCGTCTTCGACAACTTCCTCGCCGACCCCAGGTACACCTTTGCAGGCTTCTCCATCGACGGCGACAAAACCAGGCTAGAGCGCGTCAATCTGGAGGTCGCCAActttgtcgacatccagaaggagTGGAGGGTGCCCGAGGCAACCAAGGAGTTGGACTCCCTCGGAGACGTCTCCGGCATGCTCATTGGCGACTACTACaacaacatgaagaagaagatcacCGACGACGAGCACAAGCACTGGGCCACCCTGCCTCTGTCCATGAGGCACATCGAGTACGCGGCAAAGGACGCCTACGCAGCCTATGAGATATGGAACCGCATCACCCTCACCCAGGACGGGCTTCGCCGTGCAAAGCTGGAGAAGGAGGAGCCCCCCATGAAGCGCGCCAGGAGCAGCTGGGGATGGGGAGACGCTAActggtga